In the genome of Dunckerocampus dactyliophorus isolate RoL2022-P2 chromosome 6, RoL_Ddac_1.1, whole genome shotgun sequence, one region contains:
- the LOC129183141 gene encoding zinc finger protein 12-like isoform X2: MADSAKKKPKKRVRSAEAKKRKRDLDRVRDRTRINIGNAFTGWRQLRQDVGCKTDEELAFVLLDSYQKVTQRISEECPLQTRNQETNGYVCELQVSILQRSPPSDTPEPLSTSGDSGLLGPLSDKAIKSEPDDEHSIDERLLETSEEPEQNQDHCRIRMWGIAKNVFLCPGESKWTLAEKSLRIESAVSVPVCEEVKIISPTKDVSEEDGASCCKEPHAFPHCGKVLENEDVSKTHECSEDESFDSDSDMSPFDDITEAQDSDPDYMPGTYVWDQKGTKISPEQYSSQTRKEENIASDTAEPLLMLGDSGLLDTIKSEPDYEHSINEHLQDTISEVPKPNQQRRRAKKIFDCATCGRLFPCNAALKRHLVIHTGNRPFKCFICGRGFTQSGNLKTHMKVHKGDSSWTLAEEKKPPKEPAPDTIHVCGECGMDFPLKDQLEEHRISHKKPYACPDCGKSFKNKDSLKIHSRVHTGYSPFACSECGKSFITSCGLKQHELTHSGEKNFHCEQCGKAFLQASHLKVHLKTHSGERPHLCAICGKSYARAETLKVHLRVHTGEKPYTCDICGKSFYYFQGYRAHRMIHDKKPKPPTKPLGRPKQQTVE, from the exons ATGGCAGACTCTGCAAAGAAGAAGCCAAAGAAGAGGGTTAGGTCGGCCGAAGCGAAGAAGAGGAAAAGGGATTTGGACCGAGTGAGGGACCGGACGAGAATCAACATTGGAAACGCTTTTACTGGTTGGAGACAACTGCGACAGGACGTTGGATGCAAGACAGATGAGGAGCTGGCCTTCGTGCTACTGGACTC GTATCAGAAGGTGACTCAGAGAATATCCGAGGAATGTCCCTTGCAGACCAGAAACCAGGAGACAAATGGCTATGTTTGTGAACTCCAGGTGTCTATTCTGCAGAGGAGCCCTCCATCAGACACTCCCGAGCCATTATCGACATCAGGAGACTCTGGGTTACTCGGACCTCTTTCAG ATAAAGCCATAAAGTCAGAACCCGATGATGAGCACAGCATTGATGAGCGTCTTCTGGAAACATCTGAGGAGCCGGAACAAAACCAGGACCACTGTCGAATCC GGATGTGGGGAATagcaaaaaatgtctttttgtgtCCAGGAGAGTCAAAGTGGACATTAGCTGAGAAGAGTCTCCGTATAGAATCAGCAGTATCGGTTCCTGTGTGTGAAGAAGTCAAAATCATTTCTCCTACGAAAGATGTATCGGAAGAAGATGGTGCCAGTTGTTGCAAGGAACCTCATGCTTTTCCACACTGTGGCAAGGTGTTGGAAAATGAGGACGTTTCAAAAACCCATGAGTGCTCTGAGGATGAATCGTTTGACTCTGACTCTGATATGTCACCTTTTGATGATATCACAGAGGCGCAAGACAGCGATCCAGACTACATGCCAGGCACTTATGTttg GGATCAGAAAGGGACAAAAATATCACCAGAGCAATATTCCTCGCAGACCAGAAAGGAAGAGAATATCGCATCTGACACTGCTGAGCCATTACTAATGCTAGGAGACTCAGGATTACTTG ATACCATAAAGTCAGAGCCTGACTATGAACACAGCATCAATGAGCACCTTCAGGATACGATCTCAGAAGTTCCCAAACCAAACCAGCAGCGGCGTAGGGCcaagaagatctttgactgtgCAACCTGTGGGAGATTATTCCCTTGTAATGCTGCTCTCAAACGTCATCTTGTCATCCACACGGGGAACAGACCttttaaatgcttcatttgtGGAAGAGGCTTCACACAGAGTGGAAACCTCAAAACACATATGAAGGTTCACAAAG GAGATTCAAGCTGGACTTTAGCTGAGGAGAAGAAGCCCCCTAAAGAACCAGCCCCGGACACAATTCATGTGTGTGGCGAATGTGGAATGGACTTCCCTCTCAAAGATCAACTGGAAGAACACCGCATCAGTCACAAGAAGCCTTACGCTTGTCCAGACTGCGGCAAGTCATTCAAAAACAAAGACTCGTTAAAAATCCATAGCCGCGTTCACACCGGGTACTCTCCTTTCGCCTGCTCCGAGTGCGGAAAGAGTTTCATCACTTCGTGTGGCCTCAAGCAACACGAGTTGACCCACAGTGGAGAAAAGAACTTCCACTGCGAGCAGTGCGGGAAAGCATTCTTGCAGGCCTCCCACCTCAAAGTGCACCTAAAGACTCACAGCGGAGAGCGCCCTCACCTGTGCGCCATCTGCGGGAAGAGCTATGCACGAGCCGAGACCCTCAAAGTGCACCTGAGGGTtcacaccggagagaaaccaTACACCTGCGACATATGTGGGAAGtccttttattattttcaagGTTACAGAGCGCATAGGATGATTCATGACAAGAAGCCAAAACCTCCTACAAAACCTTTGGGGAGACCTAAACAGCAAACTGTGGAGTAA
- the LOC129183141 gene encoding zinc finger protein 239-like isoform X1, whose translation MADSAKKKPKKRVRSAEAKKRKRDLDRVRDRTRINIGNAFTGWRQLRQDVGCKTDEELAFVLLDSYQKVTQRISEECPLQTRNQETNGYVCELQVSILQRSPPSDTPEPLSTSGDSGLLGPLSDKAIKSEPDDEHSIDERLLETSEEPEQNQDHCRIRMWGIAKNVFLCPGESKWTLAEKSLRIESAVSVPVCEEVKIISPTKDVSEEDGASCCKEPHAFPHCGKVLENEDVSKTHECSEDESFDSDSDMSPFDDITEAQDSDPDYMPGTYVWDQKGTKISPEQYSSQTRKEENIASDTAEPLLMLGDSGLLEDTIKSEPDYEHSINEHLQDTISEVPKPNQQRRRAKKIFDCATCGRLFPCNAALKRHLVIHTGNRPFKCFICGRGFTQSGNLKTHMKVHKGDSSWTLAEEKKPPKEPAPDTIHVCGECGMDFPLKDQLEEHRISHKKPYACPDCGKSFKNKDSLKIHSRVHTGYSPFACSECGKSFITSCGLKQHELTHSGEKNFHCEQCGKAFLQASHLKVHLKTHSGERPHLCAICGKSYARAETLKVHLRVHTGEKPYTCDICGKSFYYFQGYRAHRMIHDKKPKPPTKPLGRPKQQTVE comes from the exons ATGGCAGACTCTGCAAAGAAGAAGCCAAAGAAGAGGGTTAGGTCGGCCGAAGCGAAGAAGAGGAAAAGGGATTTGGACCGAGTGAGGGACCGGACGAGAATCAACATTGGAAACGCTTTTACTGGTTGGAGACAACTGCGACAGGACGTTGGATGCAAGACAGATGAGGAGCTGGCCTTCGTGCTACTGGACTC GTATCAGAAGGTGACTCAGAGAATATCCGAGGAATGTCCCTTGCAGACCAGAAACCAGGAGACAAATGGCTATGTTTGTGAACTCCAGGTGTCTATTCTGCAGAGGAGCCCTCCATCAGACACTCCCGAGCCATTATCGACATCAGGAGACTCTGGGTTACTCGGACCTCTTTCAG ATAAAGCCATAAAGTCAGAACCCGATGATGAGCACAGCATTGATGAGCGTCTTCTGGAAACATCTGAGGAGCCGGAACAAAACCAGGACCACTGTCGAATCC GGATGTGGGGAATagcaaaaaatgtctttttgtgtCCAGGAGAGTCAAAGTGGACATTAGCTGAGAAGAGTCTCCGTATAGAATCAGCAGTATCGGTTCCTGTGTGTGAAGAAGTCAAAATCATTTCTCCTACGAAAGATGTATCGGAAGAAGATGGTGCCAGTTGTTGCAAGGAACCTCATGCTTTTCCACACTGTGGCAAGGTGTTGGAAAATGAGGACGTTTCAAAAACCCATGAGTGCTCTGAGGATGAATCGTTTGACTCTGACTCTGATATGTCACCTTTTGATGATATCACAGAGGCGCAAGACAGCGATCCAGACTACATGCCAGGCACTTATGTttg GGATCAGAAAGGGACAAAAATATCACCAGAGCAATATTCCTCGCAGACCAGAAAGGAAGAGAATATCGCATCTGACACTGCTGAGCCATTACTAATGCTAGGAGACTCAGGATTACTTG AAGATACCATAAAGTCAGAGCCTGACTATGAACACAGCATCAATGAGCACCTTCAGGATACGATCTCAGAAGTTCCCAAACCAAACCAGCAGCGGCGTAGGGCcaagaagatctttgactgtgCAACCTGTGGGAGATTATTCCCTTGTAATGCTGCTCTCAAACGTCATCTTGTCATCCACACGGGGAACAGACCttttaaatgcttcatttgtGGAAGAGGCTTCACACAGAGTGGAAACCTCAAAACACATATGAAGGTTCACAAAG GAGATTCAAGCTGGACTTTAGCTGAGGAGAAGAAGCCCCCTAAAGAACCAGCCCCGGACACAATTCATGTGTGTGGCGAATGTGGAATGGACTTCCCTCTCAAAGATCAACTGGAAGAACACCGCATCAGTCACAAGAAGCCTTACGCTTGTCCAGACTGCGGCAAGTCATTCAAAAACAAAGACTCGTTAAAAATCCATAGCCGCGTTCACACCGGGTACTCTCCTTTCGCCTGCTCCGAGTGCGGAAAGAGTTTCATCACTTCGTGTGGCCTCAAGCAACACGAGTTGACCCACAGTGGAGAAAAGAACTTCCACTGCGAGCAGTGCGGGAAAGCATTCTTGCAGGCCTCCCACCTCAAAGTGCACCTAAAGACTCACAGCGGAGAGCGCCCTCACCTGTGCGCCATCTGCGGGAAGAGCTATGCACGAGCCGAGACCCTCAAAGTGCACCTGAGGGTtcacaccggagagaaaccaTACACCTGCGACATATGTGGGAAGtccttttattattttcaagGTTACAGAGCGCATAGGATGATTCATGACAAGAAGCCAAAACCTCCTACAAAACCTTTGGGGAGACCTAAACAGCAAACTGTGGAGTAA
- the LOC129183141 gene encoding zinc finger and SCAN domain-containing protein 2-like isoform X3, whose amino-acid sequence MADSAKKKPKKRVRSAEAKKRKRDLDRVRDRTRINIGNAFTGWRQLRQDVGCKTDEELAFVLLDSYQKVTQRISEECPLQTRNQETNGYVCELQVSILQRSPPSDTPEPLSTSGDSGLLGPLSDKAIKSEPDDEHSIDERLLETSEEPEQNQDHCRIRESKWTLAEKSLRIESAVSVPVCEEVKIISPTKDVSEEDGASCCKEPHAFPHCGKVLENEDVSKTHECSEDESFDSDSDMSPFDDITEAQDSDPDYMPGTYVWDQKGTKISPEQYSSQTRKEENIASDTAEPLLMLGDSGLLEDTIKSEPDYEHSINEHLQDTISEVPKPNQQRRRAKKIFDCATCGRLFPCNAALKRHLVIHTGNRPFKCFICGRGFTQSGNLKTHMKVHKGDSSWTLAEEKKPPKEPAPDTIHVCGECGMDFPLKDQLEEHRISHKKPYACPDCGKSFKNKDSLKIHSRVHTGYSPFACSECGKSFITSCGLKQHELTHSGEKNFHCEQCGKAFLQASHLKVHLKTHSGERPHLCAICGKSYARAETLKVHLRVHTGEKPYTCDICGKSFYYFQGYRAHRMIHDKKPKPPTKPLGRPKQQTVE is encoded by the exons ATGGCAGACTCTGCAAAGAAGAAGCCAAAGAAGAGGGTTAGGTCGGCCGAAGCGAAGAAGAGGAAAAGGGATTTGGACCGAGTGAGGGACCGGACGAGAATCAACATTGGAAACGCTTTTACTGGTTGGAGACAACTGCGACAGGACGTTGGATGCAAGACAGATGAGGAGCTGGCCTTCGTGCTACTGGACTC GTATCAGAAGGTGACTCAGAGAATATCCGAGGAATGTCCCTTGCAGACCAGAAACCAGGAGACAAATGGCTATGTTTGTGAACTCCAGGTGTCTATTCTGCAGAGGAGCCCTCCATCAGACACTCCCGAGCCATTATCGACATCAGGAGACTCTGGGTTACTCGGACCTCTTTCAG ATAAAGCCATAAAGTCAGAACCCGATGATGAGCACAGCATTGATGAGCGTCTTCTGGAAACATCTGAGGAGCCGGAACAAAACCAGGACCACTGTCGAATCC GAGAGTCAAAGTGGACATTAGCTGAGAAGAGTCTCCGTATAGAATCAGCAGTATCGGTTCCTGTGTGTGAAGAAGTCAAAATCATTTCTCCTACGAAAGATGTATCGGAAGAAGATGGTGCCAGTTGTTGCAAGGAACCTCATGCTTTTCCACACTGTGGCAAGGTGTTGGAAAATGAGGACGTTTCAAAAACCCATGAGTGCTCTGAGGATGAATCGTTTGACTCTGACTCTGATATGTCACCTTTTGATGATATCACAGAGGCGCAAGACAGCGATCCAGACTACATGCCAGGCACTTATGTttg GGATCAGAAAGGGACAAAAATATCACCAGAGCAATATTCCTCGCAGACCAGAAAGGAAGAGAATATCGCATCTGACACTGCTGAGCCATTACTAATGCTAGGAGACTCAGGATTACTTG AAGATACCATAAAGTCAGAGCCTGACTATGAACACAGCATCAATGAGCACCTTCAGGATACGATCTCAGAAGTTCCCAAACCAAACCAGCAGCGGCGTAGGGCcaagaagatctttgactgtgCAACCTGTGGGAGATTATTCCCTTGTAATGCTGCTCTCAAACGTCATCTTGTCATCCACACGGGGAACAGACCttttaaatgcttcatttgtGGAAGAGGCTTCACACAGAGTGGAAACCTCAAAACACATATGAAGGTTCACAAAG GAGATTCAAGCTGGACTTTAGCTGAGGAGAAGAAGCCCCCTAAAGAACCAGCCCCGGACACAATTCATGTGTGTGGCGAATGTGGAATGGACTTCCCTCTCAAAGATCAACTGGAAGAACACCGCATCAGTCACAAGAAGCCTTACGCTTGTCCAGACTGCGGCAAGTCATTCAAAAACAAAGACTCGTTAAAAATCCATAGCCGCGTTCACACCGGGTACTCTCCTTTCGCCTGCTCCGAGTGCGGAAAGAGTTTCATCACTTCGTGTGGCCTCAAGCAACACGAGTTGACCCACAGTGGAGAAAAGAACTTCCACTGCGAGCAGTGCGGGAAAGCATTCTTGCAGGCCTCCCACCTCAAAGTGCACCTAAAGACTCACAGCGGAGAGCGCCCTCACCTGTGCGCCATCTGCGGGAAGAGCTATGCACGAGCCGAGACCCTCAAAGTGCACCTGAGGGTtcacaccggagagaaaccaTACACCTGCGACATATGTGGGAAGtccttttattattttcaagGTTACAGAGCGCATAGGATGATTCATGACAAGAAGCCAAAACCTCCTACAAAACCTTTGGGGAGACCTAAACAGCAAACTGTGGAGTAA
- the LOC129183141 gene encoding zinc finger protein ZFP2-like isoform X4 has product MRSWPSCYWTHKAIKSEPDDEHSIDERLLETSEEPEQNQDHCRIRMWGIAKNVFLCPGESKWTLAEKSLRIESAVSVPVCEEVKIISPTKDVSEEDGASCCKEPHAFPHCGKVLENEDVSKTHECSEDESFDSDSDMSPFDDITEAQDSDPDYMPGTYVWDQKGTKISPEQYSSQTRKEENIASDTAEPLLMLGDSGLLEDTIKSEPDYEHSINEHLQDTISEVPKPNQQRRRAKKIFDCATCGRLFPCNAALKRHLVIHTGNRPFKCFICGRGFTQSGNLKTHMKVHKGDSSWTLAEEKKPPKEPAPDTIHVCGECGMDFPLKDQLEEHRISHKKPYACPDCGKSFKNKDSLKIHSRVHTGYSPFACSECGKSFITSCGLKQHELTHSGEKNFHCEQCGKAFLQASHLKVHLKTHSGERPHLCAICGKSYARAETLKVHLRVHTGEKPYTCDICGKSFYYFQGYRAHRMIHDKKPKPPTKPLGRPKQQTVE; this is encoded by the exons ATGAGGAGCTGGCCTTCGTGCTACTGGACTC ATAAAGCCATAAAGTCAGAACCCGATGATGAGCACAGCATTGATGAGCGTCTTCTGGAAACATCTGAGGAGCCGGAACAAAACCAGGACCACTGTCGAATCC GGATGTGGGGAATagcaaaaaatgtctttttgtgtCCAGGAGAGTCAAAGTGGACATTAGCTGAGAAGAGTCTCCGTATAGAATCAGCAGTATCGGTTCCTGTGTGTGAAGAAGTCAAAATCATTTCTCCTACGAAAGATGTATCGGAAGAAGATGGTGCCAGTTGTTGCAAGGAACCTCATGCTTTTCCACACTGTGGCAAGGTGTTGGAAAATGAGGACGTTTCAAAAACCCATGAGTGCTCTGAGGATGAATCGTTTGACTCTGACTCTGATATGTCACCTTTTGATGATATCACAGAGGCGCAAGACAGCGATCCAGACTACATGCCAGGCACTTATGTttg GGATCAGAAAGGGACAAAAATATCACCAGAGCAATATTCCTCGCAGACCAGAAAGGAAGAGAATATCGCATCTGACACTGCTGAGCCATTACTAATGCTAGGAGACTCAGGATTACTTG AAGATACCATAAAGTCAGAGCCTGACTATGAACACAGCATCAATGAGCACCTTCAGGATACGATCTCAGAAGTTCCCAAACCAAACCAGCAGCGGCGTAGGGCcaagaagatctttgactgtgCAACCTGTGGGAGATTATTCCCTTGTAATGCTGCTCTCAAACGTCATCTTGTCATCCACACGGGGAACAGACCttttaaatgcttcatttgtGGAAGAGGCTTCACACAGAGTGGAAACCTCAAAACACATATGAAGGTTCACAAAG GAGATTCAAGCTGGACTTTAGCTGAGGAGAAGAAGCCCCCTAAAGAACCAGCCCCGGACACAATTCATGTGTGTGGCGAATGTGGAATGGACTTCCCTCTCAAAGATCAACTGGAAGAACACCGCATCAGTCACAAGAAGCCTTACGCTTGTCCAGACTGCGGCAAGTCATTCAAAAACAAAGACTCGTTAAAAATCCATAGCCGCGTTCACACCGGGTACTCTCCTTTCGCCTGCTCCGAGTGCGGAAAGAGTTTCATCACTTCGTGTGGCCTCAAGCAACACGAGTTGACCCACAGTGGAGAAAAGAACTTCCACTGCGAGCAGTGCGGGAAAGCATTCTTGCAGGCCTCCCACCTCAAAGTGCACCTAAAGACTCACAGCGGAGAGCGCCCTCACCTGTGCGCCATCTGCGGGAAGAGCTATGCACGAGCCGAGACCCTCAAAGTGCACCTGAGGGTtcacaccggagagaaaccaTACACCTGCGACATATGTGGGAAGtccttttattattttcaagGTTACAGAGCGCATAGGATGATTCATGACAAGAAGCCAAAACCTCCTACAAAACCTTTGGGGAGACCTAAACAGCAAACTGTGGAGTAA
- the LOC129183141 gene encoding zinc finger protein 12-like isoform X5, with amino-acid sequence MRSWPSCYWTHKAIKSEPDDEHSIDERLLETSEEPEQNQDHCRIRESKWTLAEKSLRIESAVSVPVCEEVKIISPTKDVSEEDGASCCKEPHAFPHCGKVLENEDVSKTHECSEDESFDSDSDMSPFDDITEAQDSDPDYMPGTYVWDQKGTKISPEQYSSQTRKEENIASDTAEPLLMLGDSGLLEDTIKSEPDYEHSINEHLQDTISEVPKPNQQRRRAKKIFDCATCGRLFPCNAALKRHLVIHTGNRPFKCFICGRGFTQSGNLKTHMKVHKGDSSWTLAEEKKPPKEPAPDTIHVCGECGMDFPLKDQLEEHRISHKKPYACPDCGKSFKNKDSLKIHSRVHTGYSPFACSECGKSFITSCGLKQHELTHSGEKNFHCEQCGKAFLQASHLKVHLKTHSGERPHLCAICGKSYARAETLKVHLRVHTGEKPYTCDICGKSFYYFQGYRAHRMIHDKKPKPPTKPLGRPKQQTVE; translated from the exons ATGAGGAGCTGGCCTTCGTGCTACTGGACTC ATAAAGCCATAAAGTCAGAACCCGATGATGAGCACAGCATTGATGAGCGTCTTCTGGAAACATCTGAGGAGCCGGAACAAAACCAGGACCACTGTCGAATCC GAGAGTCAAAGTGGACATTAGCTGAGAAGAGTCTCCGTATAGAATCAGCAGTATCGGTTCCTGTGTGTGAAGAAGTCAAAATCATTTCTCCTACGAAAGATGTATCGGAAGAAGATGGTGCCAGTTGTTGCAAGGAACCTCATGCTTTTCCACACTGTGGCAAGGTGTTGGAAAATGAGGACGTTTCAAAAACCCATGAGTGCTCTGAGGATGAATCGTTTGACTCTGACTCTGATATGTCACCTTTTGATGATATCACAGAGGCGCAAGACAGCGATCCAGACTACATGCCAGGCACTTATGTttg GGATCAGAAAGGGACAAAAATATCACCAGAGCAATATTCCTCGCAGACCAGAAAGGAAGAGAATATCGCATCTGACACTGCTGAGCCATTACTAATGCTAGGAGACTCAGGATTACTTG AAGATACCATAAAGTCAGAGCCTGACTATGAACACAGCATCAATGAGCACCTTCAGGATACGATCTCAGAAGTTCCCAAACCAAACCAGCAGCGGCGTAGGGCcaagaagatctttgactgtgCAACCTGTGGGAGATTATTCCCTTGTAATGCTGCTCTCAAACGTCATCTTGTCATCCACACGGGGAACAGACCttttaaatgcttcatttgtGGAAGAGGCTTCACACAGAGTGGAAACCTCAAAACACATATGAAGGTTCACAAAG GAGATTCAAGCTGGACTTTAGCTGAGGAGAAGAAGCCCCCTAAAGAACCAGCCCCGGACACAATTCATGTGTGTGGCGAATGTGGAATGGACTTCCCTCTCAAAGATCAACTGGAAGAACACCGCATCAGTCACAAGAAGCCTTACGCTTGTCCAGACTGCGGCAAGTCATTCAAAAACAAAGACTCGTTAAAAATCCATAGCCGCGTTCACACCGGGTACTCTCCTTTCGCCTGCTCCGAGTGCGGAAAGAGTTTCATCACTTCGTGTGGCCTCAAGCAACACGAGTTGACCCACAGTGGAGAAAAGAACTTCCACTGCGAGCAGTGCGGGAAAGCATTCTTGCAGGCCTCCCACCTCAAAGTGCACCTAAAGACTCACAGCGGAGAGCGCCCTCACCTGTGCGCCATCTGCGGGAAGAGCTATGCACGAGCCGAGACCCTCAAAGTGCACCTGAGGGTtcacaccggagagaaaccaTACACCTGCGACATATGTGGGAAGtccttttattattttcaagGTTACAGAGCGCATAGGATGATTCATGACAAGAAGCCAAAACCTCCTACAAAACCTTTGGGGAGACCTAAACAGCAAACTGTGGAGTAA